Proteins from one Embleya scabrispora genomic window:
- the nfi gene encoding deoxyribonuclease V (cleaves DNA at apurinic or apyrimidinic sites): MSTSSAIASAEEWPRTAAEALAVQDRLRPTVDTVGPGPQPGEVRRVAGLDVAYAEDSDELAAAVVVLDAHTHAVLEHSVVHGVATFPYVPGLFAFREVPALLAALERLDAAPDLLLCDGQGLAHPRRFGLACHLGVLTGLPAIGVGKTQFVGTYEPLGPARGEAADLVDEGEVVGRALRTRDAVKPVFVSIGHGVDLDTACAHVLALTPRYRLPETTRQADQLCRRALKSHPAARS; this comes from the coding sequence ATGAGCACTTCTTCCGCGATCGCATCGGCCGAGGAGTGGCCGCGGACCGCCGCCGAGGCGCTGGCCGTGCAGGATCGGCTGCGCCCGACGGTGGACACGGTCGGGCCCGGGCCGCAGCCGGGCGAGGTGCGGCGGGTGGCCGGCCTCGATGTGGCCTACGCCGAGGACTCGGACGAACTGGCCGCCGCCGTCGTGGTGTTGGACGCCCACACGCACGCCGTCCTGGAGCACTCGGTGGTGCACGGCGTGGCGACCTTCCCGTACGTCCCGGGCCTGTTCGCCTTCCGGGAGGTCCCGGCGCTGCTGGCCGCGCTCGAACGCCTCGACGCCGCACCCGACCTGCTGCTGTGCGACGGCCAGGGGCTGGCCCATCCGCGCCGCTTCGGGCTGGCCTGCCACCTCGGCGTGCTCACCGGTCTCCCGGCCATCGGGGTCGGCAAGACACAGTTCGTCGGGACGTACGAGCCACTCGGACCGGCCCGCGGCGAGGCCGCCGACCTGGTGGACGAGGGTGAAGTGGTCGGCCGCGCGCTGCGCACCCGCGACGCGGTCAAGCCGGTCTTCGTGTCGATCGGCCACGGCGTCGACCTGGACACGGCCTGCGCGCACGTACTGGCCCTGACCCCGCGCTACCGCCTCCCGGAGACCACCCGCCAGGCCGACCAACTCTGCCGCCGGGCACTGAAGTCCCACCCCGCGGCCCGCTCCTGA
- a CDS encoding ABC transporter permease has translation MLKATFRSFLAHKGRMVLSALAVLLSVAFVSGTLVFTDTITKTFDELFKSTASDVSVKPKSEFSKEDLALTGETPVVQRSLIDKIKKVDGVKDAHGSISLESFTIVDKNNKSVGPSSGAPTIVTNWFETDRTPVKITSGAAPKGPGEALIDADTAKKKHVKIGDQLRAIGANGEFTFKVSGILTFTATNPGAALLSFDDAIASQRLLGDPNAVTSVSVDAAGGVADKDLKLRVEQLLNDPKNFEVKTAAETAKESNDELGGFLNVMKYAMLGFAGVAVLVGVFLIFNTFSMLVAQRTRELGLMRAIGASRADVNRSVLLEAVLLGVVGSTLGLAAGLGLAVGLKALISAVGINLKGTSLVIKTATPIVAYLVGVIVTVIAAYVPARRAGKVAPMAALREAGAPPQKSIKTRSVIGAVLFGLGALALVAGATSSSGGQGGGFVGLGVLFTLLGFIVLAPLLARTVVPALAAWYPKLFGSMGRLSRENALRNPRRTGATASAIMIGVALVSGMAVAASSMSASFDKQIDKSLGSDYTVQSLTGTFPENIVDAARKTPGVGEVVASTLSNAVITADGKSKKDFVLGSDPGIDGTIKTTYLQGSGDAAMSAGKAAIGEDFAKDHHLSLGGKIELAFPNGQKTTVEVGAIRKKSDDVIGMGETIVIPNTIMKKFVPNVQYQSVSINAANGQDATKVGAALKTALEPFPQVKARDQSDYKELIGKQIDTFLYLIYGLLGLAIIISILGVINTLALSVVERTREIGLMRAIGASRRQIRRMIRLESMVIAVFGALVGLALGMAWGIGAQRLLANQGLDVLKVPWGTVVGIVIAAAIVGLLAAVMPAFRAARMNVLRAIATD, from the coding sequence ATGTTGAAAGCCACGTTCCGCAGCTTCCTGGCCCACAAGGGCCGAATGGTGCTGTCCGCCCTGGCAGTCCTGCTGTCGGTCGCGTTCGTCTCCGGCACCCTGGTCTTCACCGACACGATCACCAAGACCTTCGACGAGCTGTTCAAGTCCACCGCGTCGGACGTCTCGGTCAAGCCCAAGTCCGAGTTCAGCAAGGAAGACCTCGCGCTCACCGGTGAGACGCCCGTCGTCCAGCGGTCGCTGATCGACAAGATCAAGAAGGTCGACGGCGTCAAGGACGCTCACGGCAGCATCAGCCTGGAGTCGTTCACGATCGTCGACAAGAACAACAAGTCGGTGGGACCGTCCAGCGGTGCTCCGACCATCGTCACCAACTGGTTCGAGACCGACCGCACGCCGGTCAAGATCACCAGTGGTGCCGCCCCCAAGGGTCCGGGCGAGGCGCTGATCGACGCCGACACGGCGAAGAAGAAGCACGTCAAGATCGGTGACCAGCTTCGGGCGATCGGGGCGAACGGCGAGTTCACGTTCAAGGTCAGCGGCATCCTGACCTTCACCGCCACCAACCCCGGCGCCGCGCTGCTCTCGTTCGACGACGCCATCGCCTCGCAGCGACTGCTCGGCGACCCGAACGCGGTCACCTCGGTATCGGTCGACGCCGCCGGCGGAGTCGCCGACAAGGACCTCAAGCTGCGGGTGGAGCAGCTTCTCAACGACCCGAAGAACTTCGAGGTCAAGACGGCCGCGGAGACGGCCAAGGAATCCAACGACGAGCTCGGCGGCTTCCTGAACGTGATGAAGTACGCGATGCTCGGCTTCGCCGGTGTCGCCGTCCTCGTCGGCGTCTTCCTGATCTTCAACACCTTCTCCATGCTGGTCGCCCAGCGCACCCGTGAACTGGGACTGATGCGGGCGATCGGGGCGAGTCGGGCGGACGTGAACCGCTCGGTGCTCCTGGAGGCGGTCCTGCTCGGCGTGGTCGGCTCCACGCTCGGCCTGGCGGCGGGCCTCGGTCTGGCCGTCGGCCTGAAGGCGCTGATCAGCGCGGTCGGGATCAACCTCAAGGGCACGTCCCTGGTGATCAAGACCGCCACCCCGATCGTGGCCTACCTGGTCGGCGTGATCGTCACCGTGATCGCCGCGTACGTTCCGGCCCGCCGCGCGGGCAAGGTCGCCCCGATGGCGGCCCTGCGCGAGGCCGGCGCGCCGCCGCAGAAGTCGATCAAGACCCGCTCGGTGATCGGCGCGGTCCTGTTCGGTCTGGGCGCACTCGCGCTGGTCGCCGGAGCCACCTCCTCCAGCGGTGGCCAGGGTGGCGGATTCGTGGGCCTGGGCGTGCTGTTCACGCTGCTCGGCTTCATCGTGCTGGCACCGCTCCTGGCTCGCACCGTGGTCCCGGCGCTGGCCGCCTGGTACCCGAAGCTGTTCGGCTCGATGGGCCGGCTCAGCCGGGAGAACGCGCTGCGCAACCCGCGGCGTACCGGCGCCACCGCGTCGGCGATCATGATCGGTGTGGCCCTCGTCAGCGGTATGGCGGTCGCGGCCTCGTCGATGTCGGCCTCCTTCGACAAGCAGATCGACAAGTCGCTGGGCTCCGACTACACCGTCCAGTCGCTCACCGGGACCTTCCCCGAGAACATCGTCGACGCCGCCCGCAAGACCCCCGGCGTCGGCGAGGTGGTCGCCTCGACCCTGTCCAACGCGGTCATCACCGCGGACGGCAAGTCCAAGAAGGACTTCGTCCTCGGCTCGGACCCGGGCATCGACGGCACGATCAAGACCACCTATCTCCAGGGCAGCGGCGACGCGGCCATGTCGGCGGGCAAGGCGGCGATCGGCGAGGACTTCGCCAAGGACCACCACCTGAGCCTGGGCGGCAAGATCGAGCTCGCCTTCCCGAACGGGCAGAAGACCACGGTCGAGGTCGGCGCGATCCGCAAGAAGTCCGACGACGTCATCGGCATGGGCGAGACGATCGTGATCCCGAACACGATCATGAAGAAGTTCGTCCCGAACGTGCAGTACCAGAGCGTCAGCATCAACGCGGCCAATGGTCAGGACGCGACGAAGGTCGGCGCCGCGCTCAAGACGGCGCTCGAACCCTTCCCGCAGGTCAAGGCGCGTGACCAGAGCGACTACAAGGAACTGATCGGCAAGCAGATCGACACGTTCCTGTACCTGATCTACGGTCTGCTCGGCCTGGCGATCATCATCTCGATCCTGGGTGTGATCAACACGCTGGCGCTGTCGGTGGTCGAGCGCACCAGGGAGATCGGTCTGATGCGGGCGATCGGCGCCTCGCGTCGGCAGATCCGCCGGATGATCCGCCTGGAGTCCATGGTGATCGCGGTGTTCGGCGCCCTGGTCGGGCTCGCGCTCGGCATGGCGTGGGGCATCGGCGCCCAGCGCCTGCTGGCCAACCAGGGCCTGGACGTGCTCAAGGTCCCGTGGGGCACGGTCGTCGGCATCGTGATCGCCGCGGCGATCGTCGGCCTGCTGGCCGCGGTGATGCCGGCCTTCCGGGCGGCACGGATGAACGTCCTGCGCGCCATCGCGACGGACTGA
- a CDS encoding ABC transporter ATP-binding protein, translating to MTDADSRGTIAARAQQLTKAYGEGETRVVALDSVDVQIGRGQFTAIMGPSGSGKSTLMHCLAGLDTATSGKSWIGDTEITSLKDKALTKLRRDNIGFIFQAFNLLPTLTALENITLPMDIAGRKPDRAWLDNVIETVGLRDRLKHRPTELSGGQQQRVACARALASRPEIIFGDEPTGNLDSRSGAEVLGFLRRSVNELGQTIVMVTHDPNAASYADRVLFLADGRIVDEMLRPTSDAVLERMKRFDGARTS from the coding sequence ATGACCGACGCGGACTCCAGGGGCACCATCGCCGCCCGCGCGCAGCAGCTCACCAAGGCGTACGGCGAAGGCGAGACCCGAGTCGTCGCTCTCGACAGTGTGGACGTCCAGATCGGTCGCGGCCAGTTCACCGCGATCATGGGCCCCTCGGGCTCCGGCAAGTCGACCCTGATGCACTGCCTCGCCGGCCTCGACACCGCGACCAGCGGCAAGAGCTGGATCGGCGACACGGAGATCACGAGTCTGAAGGACAAGGCGCTCACCAAGCTCCGCCGCGACAACATCGGCTTCATCTTCCAGGCGTTCAACCTGCTTCCGACGCTGACCGCGCTGGAGAACATCACGCTGCCGATGGACATCGCCGGCCGCAAGCCCGACCGGGCCTGGCTGGACAACGTGATCGAGACCGTCGGCCTGCGCGACCGGCTCAAGCACCGTCCGACCGAGCTCTCCGGCGGTCAGCAGCAGCGTGTCGCCTGCGCCCGGGCGCTGGCCAGCCGGCCCGAGATCATCTTCGGTGACGAGCCGACCGGCAACCTGGACTCGCGCTCGGGCGCCGAGGTGCTGGGCTTCCTGCGGCGCAGCGTCAACGAACTCGGTCAGACCATCGTGATGGTCACCCACGACCCCAACGCGGCGTCCTACGCGGACCGGGTCCTGTTCCTGGCAGACGGTCGAATCGTCGACGAGATGCTGCGTCCCACGTCCGACGCCGTGTTGGAGCGCATGAAGCGCTTCGACGGTGCCCGGACCAGCTGA